The Vanessa tameamea isolate UH-Manoa-2023 chromosome 27, ilVanTame1 primary haplotype, whole genome shotgun sequence DNA window ttattgtaaatatatataacattgttgtaaacataCTGTGAACCCAAGTAAGTATATCCAAGATTTTAAAAgcagcgggattttttttatacatagatCGGACTTTTGTCTCAATCCCCTGGATAACTTAACgtctaaataatgaataaatgaataatcaaaagtaaacttttattttacttttaattattcagATCCCGTTATAAACAAATACTAGTAattagtgggtctcccgcgaaattttgcgtttatttttaatgtcaaatagtttacaatagttcaattaatattggagtttgtcgataacaatttactttcattttgtttacgttttgcatttttttcttgtacatacgtagtaccgctctctaacctaccagtaacttttttcgctctctaaaataaatctttgttaaattgtataaatttagtaaattgcaatcaagaattatctttatttatctgcacatctacggctggagctcatCAAAACGAGATCATAACcgaatttttatgtgcagctgtcgtcccatgatcactgggacaaaaatcgacttCCGCTACTAATATACAAAAAAGATATATCAATCCAGATAAGTAACACAAACAGGacatataagtttaattatatatattagatattgattaaaatcgtACTTCGTACATAGGTTTTTCCGTTGCGTGTTTCATTGCACTGATgcaatgattaaatatattaagggtGGCGCTGAAGGGTTGCTTCGACCCGGACACGCAAGCATTGTCTATTAACTAATGGAAACGTTATGCGTATGTACTGTACGCTTCGATTTTATAACATGCCTTAGTTGTAATTGGATTATTAAATATCTGAGTAAGTTGTATGTATAACATGAGTTTCTGTCCGAGTGTTCGCCTGGCTGTGTGGACGTGTTGGGTATCATTTCTCTTTCTCAATATCTATTACAACGTGTGtataaagtttcataatgatcTGTTGATTAGTTAAGATGTTAGagtgtaacaaacaaactaactcaaattcgcatttgtaatattaattaggatACTCGTACTTCTTACGTCATTGCATACGATGTAACCGCActttttatctgtaaaaaatagaaaaattgtggtccacctgatggtacgtggtcactACAGTCCAGAGACagtggcgccgtaagaaataataactattccttacatagccaatgtaTCATAAACCGTTTGAGCTAAGATGTTAGGTCGCTTccgcctgtggttacactggctcacccaaaACGGAAcacgaagtattgctgtttggcgggagaatatctgatgagttggcgATACCTAGCCAGACGGGCGTGCACAATTTctcgatttaattattttccgcGTTAACTGAACGCGGTGGCGATATATATAgccatactataaataaaaaataatcatttataaaattgaaattaaaaacatgaccCCTTAAACGGGAGCGAAGCCAAGGCAACtagttaaataaagttataatattatagttacttgtattttttaattattcgttatattttttatatccccAAATGTACTTCTTAAAgcacagatatatatttattcataacataTAACGCACAGTCATAAAATGTGCATAAATCACAAGGGAAAAGGAATGCTGTCTCTTCACACACACTCCCAAGGTTCCCAAGTTATTCTGTAACGATCGATCGACTTGCATTCATATCACGTGACACAATTATTGTTCCCATTAAGGCAGGTTCCGTAAATAAACAATGCTattgaattcaatattatttacttgtatgtgtgtgtagCGTTTAatgatcaaatttattaaaaattatcgcGTTCAACTTGTTTATGTCGAGTTTTATCTCTTGTCTTTGATCGTGGTAAGCATTTTGATCGTTTACGGATCTGATTTTCgtatggtagggttttgtgaaaGTTCCTCTGGGTAGGTATAAACAACTGACTAGATATTCTGTCTAAAAGCAATACTTATATTAGTGTTATAGTGTTAAGTTTTTAAGGGCGAGTGAgtctgtgtaactacaggcacaagggacgtaacgtcttagttcccaatatcGATGGCGCATTGAAGATGTAATGCATTTCAAAATTTCAAcgactttccatcaggtgattcatttaacattttttttttttatgtcatagatggcaaacgagcaggaggctcacctgatggaaagtgactaccaccgcccatggacatctgcaacaccggtgggcttgcaggtgcgttgccggcctttcaggaaagagtacgctattttcttgaaggttcccaagtcgtatcggttcggaaaaaccgccggcgaaagctggttccacagagtggttgtgcgaggcagaaaatgtcttaaaaatcgcgctgttgttgATATAGTTCCGTGTAGTTAtagttaaactattttaaaacaaatctgaaatacgaaataaattgttatctaaTTAATACTCATTTTTATATAGAACTAAATAGACACAGATATCCATCTGTCGCGTTtcgttagtatttatataaacatctaCAAAGCGATAGAAAAATTAACGTTAAATGAAAACCGACGTCCGCAACAATAAGTGCAATGAAGATAACCTTGGACTCATCGACGGCGGGCGATCATCCAACTAAAAACATGCAggaaaacatttacaattattatcttCACGTAGACTTATGCATCCATCAGAAGCTGTAGCTTAACTTGTAcatattgtttgttaaaactataattaaaagcaTATAGTACCACATCCAAGGCGAATGGTTTAATCGACGCGCACCGGTTGGTTATGAAATGCTTGGTATTGAACCTTCTTTATGAATCACTCCGTGTATTGGTGGAAATCGTATCGAAATTCGTTGGATAGTTTTTAAGTATATTGCGTTTAGACTCATAGACTTGAAATGAGCTGCTGGTGGGACTTCGCGATAATGGCTGCCTGCCTGTGTCTACCGTTACAGcggttaataatataatgagatAACTGCGCAGATGTGACTGTGTAGGCGTGTGTGCGTGCGCAAACAGAGACTTTTCGCCTTTTAGTCTTACGAGTAATTCGAAACAATAAGAGAGAGATTAGGCGCAGATCCAATAACTCTATGTGATTACCGAAAGAGTAGGGCTCTACTAATGAACTCTTATCAgtctttttatagaaattttccGTTGGGCAGACAATTAttctacgtatatttttttatttaattgaaaggAAAAGCGTAacaattgagtttcttgccagtaaGAACTGGCAATTGttaatctactttccaaactgatggttatttaattagattctGAGAAATGACTATTCGAAATTGCTTGTAAGAGTCagtttgaataaagtatgttttgattttgatttattaagatCCAGAAGAAGATAAGAAGAGAAGTTTTATTGATACATtcttgtttgtaaaataaattatccacgtactataaaactatattttatctattataaaactgtaaagTCGTACcagattatttctttatttataattacaaattacttttaaacaGAGATATATTAATAGCATGACACAGTGATATGAAATTCACCCCAACTTTCTCCCCTAAAAAATATTACCCTACATACTATGGTTTATTGCTCTGCACAGAACAAGGGCAAAGTAAAGCCTACGACGCAATtactaacatacatatatttaaaaaatcaattggCAAGGTGGCCCAAAGTGGTTCGAAGAATCTTATCccaagattgcgggttcaaacccaggcaagcatggCCAAAATAATTTTCTTGCGATAAAGAATAGAATCTTAAAgacttttgttaaattaaattctgtcacatgtttatccaccaaccagcatcggatcagcatggtggaatttgctccaaagTTTATCTATATAAGGAGACGAGATCTTATGTAACTCTAAGGATATTTTTCATtctgttaacatttttaaaggtCAATAAGATTGTACTTAAAAGGAGATTACTTGATATATTAATGAATCCACGACATGACGAACGGTATAATTTTCTTGATTCTATCTGCGTTCTCAGTAAAACTCGTAACATACCGCGAATATTCGTGACTCATATACCAAACAAATATCCACACCAAAGGCCAACCGGTCACTGACgaccatttaaataaatctaaacttTAACACCATGTATTAAGGCttaatttaatacgtaatattgtttaatattttaatatgttcctttatataaatttatactctATTACAAGCCGATAAGATTGTTTATCGAGTGTATTACTTTCGATATAGTTATGAATGAAACATCGGTCGTACTATGTTTTGTAGTAAACATGATCGTACGGTTGATTTTAAATTCTCTGACCTTGACGAGATAAAGGGTATGAACCtgcttaagaaatattttgaggAAATCTTCCGGTTTCGAATTTTATGAGTCATtcgattttttgttaataattgctCGGGTTTTTCTAACCAAGTACTCATAAATAATGGTATCGATGCAAATTACATACAGGTaccgttcggaatgtagattctacgacGAACcagcaattaaataatataattatttttagtgaattaaatattatgaaattattgtatattttacatgaaaatcaattaatattaagtgtGGGTTTTTTATCACatagattttctttttaaagacAAAGACAAAACAATTCAGTACCTTTTTCTCCTCTTTTTGCCTAACGATTATTTTGTCTGGTAGCTATTGATGAGCTTAATggcatcaataaaaaaaaagtcgaaaATAATAgcagaaatgaaaaaaatgtttaaaacatgTTAGTACTCTGTGTATTTTCGTTTACTTCTAATACAttccaatattatatttgcgaaagtatctctgtccGTCTTTTATGTTTTCACGGCTAAGCtactgaactgattttgatggaATTTCGACGAAATGGCCTCCTTTTTGTTAAATTGGACCCTCGAAGAGTTTTATTGGGGATAAAGATAGAGCCATTGGTAGAGTCACGGATTCCAaccattttaataatgtttatggtCGAACTTTGACCTATTCACgaacataagttttttttattgtaatgtaagatgtatatattaatcaatattttacatatatattaatgaatatatccATTACAAGGAAAAGTTTTAATGAATGCTATGGAAACCagtattaatactttaatttttttcgtttaCAAGGTTTACCAACAGCTTATAGCATTTGTATACATCTGTGACggttttaaacttataaactattgaaataaaatgataagcTAATTAATAGTAAACACCGCATGAAATAaggactttaataaaatttctactGAATACAGAAGTATACATTAACTTTCAACTAAAAAGCATAGTAacattaaacttaattataataatagtacaaatatgtaattatctaaaaatatatgtttaaatggaaaaaatagaaaccgaatatacataatatatatattttttagtagtaGTGctcaatatataaatctttaggGTTAAATTGGATGTCGTTTCGTTTACACTGAACGAAAAGGACCAGGGAGATTTCAACTGCGAACACAGGTATAATTCAACTCTTTTCCATTGTGCAAAGGATGTGGCACAGCCAGTATAAAACGTATTGTCTGTGCTCTATTTAAAATGCGCAAATGTCATTTATTTGATTAGAATTTTGGGATAAATGCcgagaaaattataaatgtttaaataatgcaTGTTGACATTTAACAAATGTTCTACAGTGGACATTTTGTTTCAACTAACTACTGGATTAAAGTTTGTTTAGATTTAATTCGAGTTCGTTCAACGATATTATACAAACATGTCATATTTATCCTACTTTGAGAACATACATACTTAgattaagttaaaattttactagCTATTCAATTATGTATTATGAATTGATCATTTCATAAGTACGGACATGCGGATTTTCCTGACCGTATGATGCAACGAGAGAAGCAATAATTTGAATGtcatacatatagtatatagtatgaGCAAGTTCACGTGCAAAACGACACATCAGCCATAAAGCTTACTCAGGAAATCTCCTGTATTACTTCCTCTTACAGACTTCTTTGGTATTCAAATTTTCTAAGGGTTAGAGTTTCCTGCAAGCGAAAAACGAACtaaccctcctgtcaccagtagaggcaattaatgttaataattcttatgtaaattaatattcctaaagttatgtatttaaaaataataacggtGTGTAATAACGGTTCAAAGGAGTGTACCATCTATGATCTCGTAGTTATTTAGGTATTATACGGTGTGAGGAATgtcttaaatttcttaaaagttCCAATGGGTAAAAGGGACCACTAATCGTGAGATGATTGACGTACAAagtggaacacagcaatacagaaATGCTTGGCGGTGGGGTTATGGTAAAATAGGTGGAACCTTCTATATTTGCACGGAATCCTACTATTGGATACAATGTAATTCCAAATCATTGAAGTTCAGTCTTCTActcatagtttattttatttaatctatgtgtatttattatcttagtacacatcaatattaatcaacttacaaatattttgttattacattttatatttatatttcatattttattagtattttatttgtgaaaaaatatattgaattacttGAAATGTACTTTCATATTACAGAGTATTTATGTCATCTCATAAATGGTTTATTTCcacaattatatttgtttgttttacaaCATGGCTCGTGTTGGATTTCAATGTTTTGCTTAACAgttaataaacaatatcataAACGCATAAACAATatctatcaaattaaatatatggttattaaaacaaagctgtaaaattacttaataatattttgattatattatacataaacacGTATATAATCTGCTAAAATTGAAACCCACGCAAGAAAACCAAATGCGGaagattatattgaataattgttCCGTCGTTTGCGTCTACTACGCTTGCATCATTCAAttgacaaatttataattaacattatcaTCGCAGTATTAAGATGACTCTCATCCCTTCTACCGCATCCAAAACGTCCCAAGTTCAACGAAAGAATACGCGAAAATCAACCGTATACACGATGAAAAATCATCAGAACAGTGCGTCAATACGAATAACAGAACGTATTAAATAATTCCATTGATCCTTATGAATCACTAGGAAGCGTTTACGAAGTTTTATAAACAAGATCTATCGTCCCCACACGCCATTCAATTGTGAAACCTCGAACGAGACGCACGCGCTGCTACCATGGCAAGCACCGGTTCTAAAGTTGCCCTTCACGTTCTAAACGCAATTAGTTTAATAATCGGTCTCGCGATCGCATCTGCTTCAATATGGTTCTTCTGTCAAGTTAATGAATTTACTAGATTAAGGAACAGTAATCATTACTTGCTCGACTACACTGTGTATTGGCCTCAGGCCATACCATGGCTGTTTTTCTTCGTGGCGCTGTTCGTTATCGGAGTTTCGGCGTGCGGTTTCGCCGGCGCCCGGAAGAAAAGTCGGGGCCTGTTAACTGTGTATATTACGATGTCGTCGATAGTGATACTGTGTTTGGTCGCCGCTGCCGTTCTCTCCTTGGTTTTTGCTGACAACAAATCAACGGATGACTTCGTCAAGGACACGGTATGGGATGTGTATTTCCAAGCGAAGATCGACACGGACGTAGCCGAGTCGTTTGGTGTTATCGAGAGAAAGCTGCACTGCTGCGGCGCTGATAGCCCGAGGGATTACAAGAACTGGAAGTCTGAGTTCCCTATGTCGTGCTGTGACGTATATTACCACGGATGGTTGGAACCTTATACGATTGATTGCGAATTCACGAATAAATTGGCCAATGAGAGGCACGGGTGTTCTACGGTCGCCGCTCAGTACGCGAGAATTGCCATCAAGGTTTTGTCTGCTGCGTCTATATTTACCGCGTTTATTGGCATCATGAGTGTGGTGGCCGCTGTTATGTTATCAAGAGCGCTGGAAAAGAGAAACCGTCCACCAGTCCAGCACGAGTCAGAGAGCAAAAAGGTTTTACTGTAGACTAATGACGTAAGTGTTTCTATGTAATTTGATTACGTTAAAATGTCAaacattgtaatgtattttttttaaacattccatgatttgaaaatgtttaaagtaatggttcgtttaaaatattttatgtttcaaacGAAACATGTTGAATGACTTGTTTCGTAACAAAACGATGTTTTTCCATGACATACATAACTATAAATGTTCAAAACAGCTCTTACAATGTTTGTAAAACTTGTTCTAGCAGACAAATGATTATTGCATTacgtacaaaatataacaagaaTGGATGATTTTTCTGTATAGAAGTTTTTCTTTTCTCGTCTGAGAAAACAAGTAACTTCAATATATGAAGGCGTTAATTCAACGAATAAACATTCAGCATACAATATGACGGAGTTAATATCACGCGCTTACgtgaaaaaatatcttaaagatAGATGCATACTGTTAAAACGACACGCTAATAATAGAAAAGCCGGCGAACGATGCACATACATTATTGCCACTAGTAGAATAACACgagtaatataattacatttttaaatgtcttaattACAAAAGCAATCAACCTAACAAACAGAATACTTATTTAGCGTTTATTTTGATTGACATTTCGACATTTGACATCAGTAAAAATTAGTCTCATTAATGACTggtattaattatgttaataaattaaatgaaattattggacattaaataattaattaaaactatttttcgataacttgttaaatatatatatatataatatacaccaATGCGTTATATACACTCACTGGGGAcaagtatatttacatttttattcaacaGTGTGcgttttagaataattaattaaatccatGAGTCATTTATTGACGTGTCGTTTTAACAATCTGTTTCTAACAATCTTTAAGCTTAAACAAACTCAAAATGTGgggtatgattttttaataatagtattacaaaatattttactgtctTAAGACTGTTAATTTAGTTTGATTAAaagttaagatatatttttttaaataataattcatatgtaaataatcataaacatgCATGTTTAATTAAGAAGGAatctagttttttaattatttatttaatagttttagtcCAATAGATGATAAGTAATCttagtaattaaatagtttataatataatcgattTGTTAGAAAGTAGGGCGTTATGGGTTTTGTTGTCCCTCTCCAACTCATTTAAGTGTGAGGGAGACAGATGTATACAGTACCTTGTAACAatgatagttttattaataatacgtgTGGATAAGAATCTAAGTAAGTCTGGATATATAATGAATGTCTACAAGAATCAAACTATTGTACAGTGATAGatttgatgttatatttttttgtctatctATTTTTGTGTAGCCGTAAGTTTTCATTGTgtataataagataattatctatgtatattgtattgtgGTTGATTGGgaataattattacgtattttaaaaaCGCTTTCAGGTAAAGAGTAATATACAAAGTATAaagatagtatttaattaatgattagtACAGTTTAAAGTTCAACATTGCATTTTGCAAAGGTGATATGCTTTAAGGAatcttgtgtattttttatttttgtttgataaaatggcgctatttttgtttttattatttaaatacatttaagtttTACGTAACGAATTgtgatttaatgtattatatatttaacaactgTAGCCACAGtggttattgatatttaattacttttgtgataattaatttcgtcgataaatattttaactaaatgtgGTTTTTAATACTTTCGACGATTATTAATGATTGTTTTAGAATTTGTTATAGTattgtgtttaatatatgtacatgccAAAGTATtcaaatctattattttaacatcatattattaatattgtaatactaattttatatgacTATGTAGTTTCagattactaaaattaattctaatccTGTGGTTATTCGTTTATggataaatgaattttaataacaaattaaatctaGCAATTTTTAATTGAGATCAAGTTAAATGGATCTTCGTTTGATGCGAACTCTTCTCTCTGAAATGTGCACacgaatatgaaatatttaatttcgttattTTCCTCTACTAATTAAACCGAAATGGTCAGAAAAAGTGAGAATACCCGAtaattacgggttcaaacctaaCAAGCAAACAAGCAAGACGTTTTTATGTACATTGAGGGAGTTTTCCTTCATGTCAAATGAGATGATGATGGTAATCTGTCACATGTACATCAAGATTAGTGGAATAATTGTAAAACGATCTTTTCAAGTGGAGGCTTtcgttttaatactttaaattccTTTGAAACAATTTCACAGATTGAATACACGTATCTCTATAGAATAAATTGGCAaaattaacgtttattttatataaaaggaaaGCGATTATCTCGAAGGCCACGGAAAGTATTCATACTACGTGTTGTTTTGCGTAATAGACATTGCGATCGCATCAGCTAAAGTATTGAAAACAAACTATGTCATCGAGAACCGGCTTAGATGTTAGTTAAATCACGTAGATCATTGATTTTATTGCGCGGGACGGATACGACACGACTTACACACGACACGACTGTATATTTGTTACAATGTTGAGCGAggttttatgttatttcattttttttttattatcgtttcTGTTTTAGttgaaatgtttaattgtataataataattaaattcaatacataattatgtatttaataacacaaattaCGTGTAACAGTATTTAATGTtacatctttaattaaaattagcaaAACGACGGGAAGtggtttattaaatatcttagtCACACCTCCCTGCTCGAGCGGGCCGTTATCGTATCGTCAAGTGTAAATCAACGTATCTTAACTATTGACTACGCTGCGCATGAGTTTATAAAACCAGTCGCTATGTTGCAACATTTCTCATAACACTGCCTGCTATCATTCGGGTCGGACGTTTGTAAAGATGGCGAAAGAAGAAATGATCAAGGGTGTTCTGTATGTGTTGAATGTGATATACGCCGTGTTCGGGCTCGTGACAGCCGCGACGGGCATCTGGTTCTTTGTGCAACTGTCAGAATTCGTGGCCTTGAGAAACAGCAACCATTATCTCTTGGACTATAGAGTGTATTGGCCGCAGGTGGCGCCATGGTTCTTTATACTTTTGGGACTTTTCGTCATGATGGTGGCCTTCTGTGGATGGTGTGGTGCCAACAGGGAGAGTAGAGGCCTACTCGGTATCTATGGATTATTCCTCATTCTTATTATCCTCGGACAAGTGATCGCAGCCACATTGATCTTCGTATACGTTGACGGCGAAGACACGGACAGATTTATAAAGGATACGGTGTACGATGGATATTACAACTCGCAGTCCAACCCTGATGTCTTCAAAGCGTTCGGACGAATCGAAAGGAAGCTGAGATGCTGCGGAGCGAACGACGCCAGAGATTACAGGAGCTGGAGGAACGACCTGCCGTTGACCTGCTGCCAGGACAGCTACTACAGAGCGACCTGCGACTTCACCGACAAGGAGGCCAATGAGAGGTTGGGTTGTGCTAAAGTGGCGTCCGTGTATACAAAGATTATCAGTTCATCGGTCGCCGGTGCGTCTCTGCTCATATCGCTGGTCGAGATCACGGGAGTCATCCTCGCCTGGAAGCTGTTCAACACATTGAGAGAGGTTGAACATTATATCACGGAGCGCAAGGAGGGCGAGACGGAATGTTAATAATCGAGGTAGTATTATAATTCTAATGATTGTGTATTTGGTTTTACAAAACATAGCTTACTGAAGTTGTATCGGCTATTGTGACCGGGTCGATGTCGCGCTTGAATAGTCCTGCCGCGAATCTATTGTACTTTTGAATATGTTACATGTATGTAAcgctttatatgtatataggctAAATACCACTCGTAGGACTTTGAGTAAAGTAAAGAAGCGTGTTGTATATAAagcagatattttaattttcataattaagaATGACGTCATTTGAAAATTCAAGATGGCGGATATAAGCGCCGTGcttataaatgtatgttgagGAAAATATAGCTTATGTTAATTGCGTGAATTCCTGACATACTAGTTTCTAGCGTGATTGTCTGTTGAGCTGGAGGCCACGGTCACCATAGCTGATACGAATGTTATCCTTAGCCAAATT harbors:
- the LOC113391969 gene encoding uncharacterized protein LOC113391969; the encoded protein is MASTGSKVALHVLNAISLIIGLAIASASIWFFCQVNEFTRLRNSNHYLLDYTVYWPQAIPWLFFFVALFVIGVSACGFAGARKKSRGLLTVYITMSSIVILCLVAAAVLSLVFADNKSTDDFVKDTVWDVYFQAKIDTDVAESFGVIERKLHCCGADSPRDYKNWKSEFPMSCCDVYYHGWLEPYTIDCEFTNKLANERHGCSTVAAQYARIAIKVLSAASIFTAFIGIMSVVAAVMLSRALEKRNRPPVQHESESKKVLLSYNSLCCNISHNTACYHSGRTFVKMAKEEMIKGVLYVLNVIYAVFGLVTAATGIWFFVQLSEFVALRNSNHYLLDYRVYWPQVAPWFFILLGLFVMMVAFCGWCGANRESRGLLGIYGLFLILIILGQVIAATLIFVYVDGEDTDRFIKDTVYDGYYNSQSNPDVFKAFGRIERKLRCCGANDARDYRSWRNDLPLTCCQDSYYRATCDFTDKEANERLGCAKVASVYTKIISSSVAGASLLISLVEITGVILAWKLFNTLREVEHYITERKEGETEC